The Risungbinella massiliensis sequence GAGGGAATCCGATGGTTCTTACACTGAAAAGAGCTGGCTGGATTCTGTTACTTTCTTTCGTATTGTTGGTAGTAGGATGTGCCCCGGAAGGGATGAATCAAAGCTTTTACGATCAAGCAATTCCCGTCTTTCAAGAAATAGATGATGATATCCTAGAACAAGAACGAAGTGATCGAGATGATCTGCTTAATCTGGAGCTATTGCGTGATGAGGCACAAACGAAGAAAGAAAAGTTAGTTGTGGAGATGATTCAAGATTTAGTAAATATGCAAGAACCAATATCTCGTGGTGACCAGACTATTATTAGCCAATATTTAGATCTACGTGAGGATATAGAAGATGTGTTGGAATATGATCTACCACCAGCGCAATTTTTGGATAATAATTTAAATTAAACGAATGAAAATAAATTAATAAAAAAGGTATTAGGAAGTGGTCTTAACCCCGTCAAGTAGACACTAGATAAAAGGCATCCTAAGCGGCGATCGCTTCCCGGAATTCCACTGGGGATCGGTCGCCAAGTTTTTTTTGGAAACGTTCCTTGTTGTAATATTCGATGAACTCAGCAATCATATTGCGTGCAGAAGTCTCATCTTTTGGTTCCTCTAAATAAAGTTTTTCTGTCTTTAGATGGGAGAAAAAGGACTCTATACAGGCATTGTCAAAGCAATTTCCCCTCCGCGAGTGGCTTCCAATGAAGCCACGTTTTTTTAACAATGCCGCATATTGTTTGGACGTATACTGGAATCCTTGATCAGAGTGAAGAAGAGTTCCATCCCCTGTTTCTAAGCGATAAACAGTGTCTAACACTAGTTGGAGATCGTTTCTCGAAGAAAGTTCCCACGCAATAATTTCATTATTAAATAGATCTGTTACAGCGGATAGATAGACAAAATGGTCTCCAATTCGTACATACGTGATATCCGTTGCAAGCTTTTGTCTGGGAGCCTCTGCATAAAAATTACGAGCCAGTATGTTAGAGAACACAATGGATGGCTTACGCCCCATAAAGGGGCGTTTTTTGCGGATAACGGATCGAATACCGAGTTCACGCATTAATCTACGTACTTTCTTATGATTCACCACTATTCCTTCCCTACGTAGAGCAGTTCGCATACGAAAGTAACCGTAGTATGGACGGAGTCTGTGAATTGCTAATATATGCTCTTTTAAGTTTGCATCATTCGAGCTACGTCCGGCGCGTTGTATGTATTTTTTCCATTTGTAATATCCTGCACGTGAAACCTTCGCAATCTTGCAAAGTTGCGTAATGGTATATTGTTTGGAAAGCTCCTCAATGATTACAAATCGTTGTCCTTTTTCCAAGATCCCTCCCCGTGTAGATTTGGATTGAGCTTTTTTAGATATTCTACTTGGGCCTTTAGATAAGCGTTTTCCTCCTCAAGACTATTAAAATGTTTCTTAATCCAGCGACCTCGATAATCTTCAAACGACTCACCAGCTTTATACTTTTCGACCCAATTTTGAATTTGAGTTCGACTTCTGATCCCGAGTTTCCTTTGTATTTCACTATAAGGCATCTCCTCTTCTAAGAAGAGGCGCACTGCCTCCTTTTTTGTTTCTTCCGAATATCTTCTAAACTTTTGTCCTTTCTTAGCGGACATAAAAATCCCCTCCGGTTATAGCAGTGTCTATGAGAACATGTTAACATGTTCTCTTTTTTCACTGTCTACCGTAAGGGGATAATACCAAAGTAAGTTGGTTCCTAATACCTTTTTTATTGTTAAAAGTATTCATTCTCTTGAAATCAAAGCAACTAAGTACGAAATTCGAAACGAAATACATAGGTATACATTTTTTTAGAACCAAAATAATTGGTTTGTTTCTCACATTTTCTTCTTGGAATTGGATGTATAATGAAAAAATGGTGACTCGTTAGGGGGAACTTAATGAACTGGAGAATAAAATTGCGTGATCGATTGGCGATCTTATTGTTTTTTATTTTTTGTTTGATGCTTTATGGTGAGTTTGTATATGTAGACGTAGAATTCACAACAGATGGACTTTGGAGATTTACAAGTATCCCATGGGAAGAGGAACTTACTGGCTATCGCTTGTTGGTAGATGAAATGATTTGGTTTTCCAGTATTGCTTCTTTGTTCATTCTAC is a genomic window containing:
- a CDS encoding IS3 family transposase (programmed frameshift), whose translation is MSAKKGQKFRRYSEETKKEAVRLFLEEEMPYSEIQRKLGIRSRTQIQNWVEKYKAGESFEDYRGRWIKKHFNSLEEENAYLKAQVEYPKKAQSKSTRGGILEKGQRFVIIEELSKQYTITQLCKIAKVSRAGYYKWKKYIQRAGRSSNDANLKEHILAIHRLRPYYGYFRMRTALRREGIVVNHKKVRRLMRELGIRSVIRKKRPFMGRKPSIVFSNILARNFYAEAPRQKLATDITYVRIGDHFVYLSAVTDLFNNEIIAWELSSRNDLQLVLDTVYRLETGDGTLLHSDQGFQYTSKQYAALLKKRGFIGSHSRRGNCFDNACIESFFSHLKTEKLYLEEPKDETSARNMIAEFIEYYNKERFQKKLGDRSPVEFREAIAA